A portion of the Verrucomicrobiia bacterium genome contains these proteins:
- a CDS encoding S8 family serine peptidase, with the protein MVDFVVSLSMLSRPRQLLPRWLFVGLVASCLGILPAFSAVLPGNSLLVSSLQWNTNRNRVRANIDNGNLKQLLAKIAAATGWQVFLEPSASHNVSAKFNDVPPGEALHLLLGELNYALVPGTNSGQRLFVFRTGRENATQLVRPSTPPNGKLIPNELIVRLKPGANIEDLARQLGAKVIGHIDSMNAYRLEFEDAAAADAARQQLADNPQVAAVDSNYSVDAPPTPGPLAASTLAAPQLQLKPPPDNGKVVVGLIDTAVQPLGNNLDQFMLKQISVAGDAQLDPKTPSHGTSMAETILRSIQAVTQGSTSVQILPVDVYGPNESTSTFDVANGIVQAINSGARVINLSLGSPEDSPFLHNIIQQALDQNILFFASAGNQGGTLPMYPAAYAGVNPVTALDPNGQIASYADRGSWVSLGAPGTSIIVYGNQPWYVVGTSPAAAFTSGLAAGYMDVNHSTTAQAQSFVQSNFALKSASGQ; encoded by the coding sequence ATGGTTGACTTTGTTGTTTCGCTCTCGATGTTGTCGCGCCCGCGCCAGTTGCTGCCACGCTGGCTGTTTGTGGGTCTCGTCGCGTCCTGCTTGGGAATTTTGCCGGCATTTTCCGCCGTGCTTCCGGGCAACTCTTTACTGGTCAGCTCACTCCAATGGAATACGAACCGGAATCGAGTCAGGGCCAACATTGACAATGGGAACCTCAAGCAGCTTCTCGCCAAGATTGCCGCAGCCACCGGTTGGCAGGTATTTCTCGAACCCTCTGCCAGTCATAATGTTTCGGCGAAGTTTAACGATGTCCCTCCCGGTGAGGCCCTCCACCTGCTGTTGGGTGAACTCAATTACGCGCTGGTGCCCGGCACCAACTCGGGCCAGCGCCTGTTCGTCTTCCGCACCGGGCGAGAAAACGCGACACAATTGGTCCGTCCCTCGACGCCGCCAAACGGCAAGCTCATCCCGAATGAACTGATTGTGCGACTGAAGCCGGGGGCAAACATCGAGGATTTGGCCCGCCAACTTGGCGCGAAGGTCATTGGCCATATCGACAGCATGAACGCATATCGGCTGGAGTTCGAGGATGCGGCTGCCGCCGATGCGGCACGGCAGCAATTGGCCGACAATCCGCAGGTCGCCGCCGTGGATAGCAACTATTCGGTCGATGCTCCCCCGACGCCCGGCCCGTTAGCGGCGAGCACCCTGGCTGCGCCGCAACTGCAACTCAAGCCGCCGCCCGACAATGGAAAAGTGGTGGTGGGCTTGATTGATACCGCCGTGCAGCCTCTAGGAAATAACCTCGACCAGTTCATGCTGAAACAAATCTCCGTGGCCGGCGACGCTCAACTCGATCCCAAAACGCCATCACATGGCACGTCGATGGCCGAAACCATCCTGCGCAGCATCCAGGCGGTCACCCAAGGCTCGACTTCGGTCCAGATTCTGCCCGTCGATGTCTATGGCCCCAATGAGAGCACCAGCACATTTGACGTTGCGAATGGGATTGTGCAGGCGATTAACTCGGGCGCGAGGGTTATTAACTTGAGCTTGGGGAGTCCAGAGGATAGTCCCTTTTTGCACAACATAATCCAGCAAGCGCTTGACCAAAATATCCTCTTTTTTGCTTCGGCGGGAAATCAGGGCGGTACGCTCCCGATGTATCCGGCCGCTTACGCCGGGGTGAATCCGGTGACCGCCCTGGACCCCAATGGCCAGATTGCTTCCTACGCTGATCGTGGCAGTTGGGTCTCACTCGGCGCCCCGGGAACGAGTATCATCGTTTACGGAAACCAACCATGGTACGTGGTCGGCACGTCCCCCGCAGCGGCCTTCACGAGCGGTCTGGCCGCTGGCTATATGGATGTCAATCACAGTACTACCGCTCAGGCGCAATCCTTCGTCCAAAGCAATTTCGCCCTAAAATCTGCCTCGGGCCAGTGA
- a CDS encoding exo-beta-N-acetylmuramidase NamZ domain-containing protein: MMNCRRVSLGSASFLCCLWLAFNFGLLSVLAGEAGFRPEKLAKMDAAIEQAIAEHRCPGGVLWVEHQGLSYHKAYGHRALVPDVEPMTEDTIFDAASLTKVVACTPAVMLLVERGLIGLDERAQTYIPEFKGGGKEAITVRQLMLHLSGLPGDIETRTDWHGSETAIQKACAAQLVSPPGTVFRYSDINFFLLGEIVQRVSKIPLNEFVAREIYQPLKMVDTGYLPPESKLGRIAPTEMVDGKPWRGVVHDPTARKMGGVAGHAGLFFTAADLARYARMLLNLGELEGARVLKPETVRLMTSVQSPPYISDRRGLGWDIDSGYSGARGKIFPLGSYGHTGWTGTSIWIDPFSQSFVIFLSNRNHPTEEGNVGALRAQLATLAAQAIADYNFTYVPGALPPWTNAEPRLVREKPVAQFKTLNGIDVLVKEHFAPLKGLRVGLITNDTGHDRQRNPTIDLLLHAPEVQLKALFSPEHGIRGLKDEPVSDEVDEQSGLPVYSLYGEHLKPKPEQLQHLDALVFDIQDIGCRFYTYTATMALAMEAAAENGKKYFVLDRVNPLNGVTIDGPVLIGEPSFVGFHRVPLRYGMTIGELARMFKAERNCAADLTVIPLENWRRDLWFDQTGLPWTDPSPNIRNLTEAILYPGLGLLERAVSVGRGTDTPFEIVGAPYVDDVRLADELNHARLPDVRFVPIRFTPTYSTYQNQFCRGVYILLTDRQACNVVDVGLQIAKTLYRLYPHDFDPDKVSHLLLHPPTLEAIKADKPLSEIHLSWQKDLDEFQKIRAKYLIYR; this comes from the coding sequence ATGATGAATTGCCGTCGCGTTTCGTTGGGGTCTGCTTCCTTCCTTTGCTGCCTCTGGCTCGCGTTCAATTTCGGTTTGCTCTCAGTGCTGGCTGGCGAGGCGGGTTTTCGCCCGGAAAAGCTTGCCAAGATGGACGCAGCCATCGAGCAGGCCATAGCCGAGCACCGATGTCCCGGTGGCGTGTTGTGGGTTGAACACCAAGGGCTCAGCTATCATAAGGCCTACGGCCATCGCGCCCTGGTCCCGGATGTGGAGCCGATGACCGAAGACACGATTTTTGATGCCGCTTCGCTAACCAAAGTGGTTGCTTGCACCCCAGCGGTAATGCTCCTGGTCGAGCGCGGCTTAATCGGTCTGGATGAGCGCGCGCAAACCTATATCCCGGAGTTCAAGGGCGGGGGCAAGGAAGCCATTACCGTCCGGCAACTCATGTTGCACCTCTCGGGTTTGCCCGGCGATATCGAGACCCGCACCGACTGGCATGGGTCCGAAACGGCCATTCAAAAGGCCTGCGCGGCGCAGCTCGTAAGTCCGCCCGGCACAGTCTTCCGCTATAGCGACATCAACTTCTTTCTCCTGGGCGAAATCGTCCAGCGCGTGAGCAAAATCCCGCTCAATGAATTTGTTGCCCGCGAGATTTACCAACCGCTCAAGATGGTGGATACGGGTTATCTGCCGCCGGAATCGAAGCTGGGGCGCATCGCGCCGACGGAGATGGTGGATGGCAAACCCTGGCGCGGAGTGGTGCATGACCCCACGGCGCGCAAGATGGGCGGGGTCGCGGGCCATGCCGGGCTGTTCTTTACAGCCGCAGACCTGGCGCGGTATGCCCGCATGCTCCTCAATTTGGGTGAGTTGGAGGGCGCGCGCGTGTTGAAACCCGAAACGGTCCGTTTGATGACCAGCGTTCAAAGCCCTCCTTACATTTCAGACCGTCGTGGGCTGGGATGGGATATCGACTCGGGCTACAGCGGGGCGCGCGGGAAGATTTTCCCACTGGGTTCCTACGGCCATACCGGCTGGACCGGCACTTCCATCTGGATTGATCCTTTTTCCCAAAGCTTCGTGATTTTCCTGTCGAACCGCAATCATCCGACAGAGGAAGGCAATGTCGGGGCACTTCGGGCCCAGCTTGCCACTTTGGCGGCCCAAGCCATCGCGGATTACAATTTTACCTACGTGCCCGGCGCGCTTCCGCCATGGACTAACGCAGAGCCCCGCTTGGTGCGGGAAAAACCCGTGGCTCAGTTCAAAACCCTCAATGGGATTGACGTTCTGGTGAAAGAACATTTCGCGCCGCTCAAGGGCCTGCGGGTTGGCCTGATTACCAACGATACGGGCCATGACCGCCAGCGCAATCCGACCATTGATCTGCTCCTGCACGCTCCGGAGGTTCAACTTAAGGCACTCTTCAGTCCCGAACACGGCATCCGTGGCCTGAAAGATGAGCCGGTCTCCGATGAGGTGGACGAGCAAAGCGGGTTGCCTGTCTATAGCCTCTACGGCGAGCATCTCAAACCCAAACCCGAGCAACTTCAGCACCTCGATGCGTTGGTCTTCGATATCCAGGATATTGGCTGCAGGTTTTACACTTACACCGCCACAATGGCCTTGGCCATGGAAGCCGCCGCCGAGAATGGCAAGAAATACTTTGTCCTGGACAGGGTCAATCCGCTCAATGGCGTGACCATTGATGGGCCGGTCTTAATCGGCGAACCTAGTTTCGTTGGATTTCACCGGGTCCCGCTTCGCTATGGGATGACCATCGGCGAGTTGGCGCGGATGTTCAAAGCCGAGCGCAACTGCGCGGCGGATTTAACTGTCATCCCGCTGGAGAACTGGCGCCGGGATTTGTGGTTCGACCAAACCGGGCTGCCGTGGACGGACCCTTCACCCAATATCCGCAATCTGACCGAGGCGATTCTATATCCCGGGCTGGGTCTTCTGGAGCGCGCCGTTTCGGTGGGACGCGGCACCGATACCCCTTTCGAGATAGTGGGCGCCCCGTACGTCGATGATGTGCGGCTGGCCGATGAATTGAACCATGCCCGCTTACCTGACGTCCGATTCGTGCCCATCCGCTTTACGCCCACCTACAGCACATACCAAAATCAATTCTGCCGGGGCGTTTACATCCTCCTGACCGACCGCCAAGCCTGCAACGTGGTCGATGTCGGCCTGCAGATTGCCAAAACCTTGTACCGTCTTTATCCGCACGACTTCGACCCGGACAAGGTGAGCCACCTGCTGTTGCACCCGCCAACTCTGGAAGCGATTAAGGCCGACAAACCGCTCAGCGAGATTCACCTGAGCTGGCAAAAGGACCTGGACGAGTTCCAAAAGATACGCGCGAAATATTTGATCTACAGATGA
- a CDS encoding DUF362 domain-containing protein has product MSRNAQPKFKNRFIAALSSGLLTLGFVQAHAAAPLPNPGPSPRARVIEICSADATDAFQARPQVVKPMVDRAIMALTGKTKLADAWRSIVSTQEVVGLKVYSVPGPNSGTRKAVVAGVIEGLLTAGFSPKHIIVWDKQVTDLRLAGFFDLAERYGVRVAGSAQAGYDQNAFYESPLIGNLVWGDLEFGRQGAGIGRKSFISKLLTKEITKIINITPLLNHNYAGVSGNLYGLAVGSVDNTARFETDPARLAIAIPEIYAKPELSDRVVLNIVDALICQYEGEERGLLHYSAILNQLRLSYDPVALDVLSIQELERLRKTAGVPNVNTNMDLYSNAALLELGTNDPRRIAVESLGFQ; this is encoded by the coding sequence GTGTCAAGAAACGCACAACCAAAGTTCAAAAACCGCTTCATCGCCGCGTTGTCGAGCGGCTTGCTCACGCTGGGATTTGTTCAAGCCCATGCCGCTGCGCCTTTGCCCAATCCAGGTCCAAGTCCCAGGGCGCGCGTCATTGAGATATGCAGCGCCGACGCTACGGACGCTTTTCAGGCCCGTCCGCAGGTGGTCAAGCCCATGGTCGATCGCGCTATCATGGCCTTAACGGGCAAAACCAAACTGGCTGACGCGTGGCGGAGCATCGTCTCAACCCAAGAAGTCGTCGGGCTTAAAGTGTATTCGGTCCCAGGCCCCAACAGCGGTACCCGCAAAGCCGTGGTTGCGGGGGTCATTGAGGGGTTGCTGACCGCTGGTTTCTCACCCAAACACATCATTGTGTGGGACAAGCAGGTGACCGATTTGCGCCTGGCGGGCTTTTTCGACTTGGCCGAGCGCTATGGGGTTCGTGTCGCAGGAAGCGCTCAGGCCGGCTACGACCAGAATGCGTTTTATGAGAGCCCGTTGATCGGGAATTTGGTTTGGGGCGATCTTGAGTTTGGGCGGCAAGGGGCCGGTATTGGGCGCAAATCTTTTATTTCCAAATTACTCACCAAAGAGATTACAAAGATTATCAACATCACCCCATTGTTGAACCATAACTATGCCGGAGTCTCGGGCAATCTGTATGGCCTGGCGGTCGGCAGTGTGGATAACACCGCCCGGTTCGAAACCGACCCGGCGCGGCTGGCGATAGCAATTCCAGAAATCTACGCCAAGCCGGAGCTGAGCGATCGGGTGGTGCTCAACATAGTGGATGCGCTCATTTGCCAGTACGAAGGAGAGGAACGCGGTCTGCTTCATTACTCGGCTATCCTGAATCAGCTCCGCCTGAGCTATGACCCGGTCGCGCTGGATGTGCTGTCCATCCAGGAACTGGAGCGCTTGCGCAAAACAGCGGGGGTTCCCAACGTAAACACCAACATGGATTTATACAGCAATGCCGCCCTTCTGGAGCTGGGGACTAATGACCCCAGACGAATCGCAGTCGAATCCCTCGGCTTTCAGTAA
- the dnaG gene encoding DNA primase: MSGFFSQATLDQVRAANDIVEVIGGYIPLKRAGANFVALCPFHKEKTPSFNVNPHLQIFHCFGCHKGGNVFTFVKEFESIDFPEAVRRLAERARIPIETQQNPGEQQSRHLKEKLLQVHEQIAQRWQNALANEASGQIGREYLARRGVSSEAITLFRLGCAPELWDDTVNWAKSKGFDMALVEKAGLILRKEGTDHYYDRFRGRLMFPICDEQGRVIGFSGRVLSGDEKSAKYVNSPETPIFTKSKVFFGLDKSKRALLDAEWALVCEGQLDLISCFMAGIQNVVAPQGTALTAEHARVLKRYVQEVVLCFDSDEAGQNATVRSLDHLLASGLAVRVAVVSSPHDPDSFIKAHGGNAFKEIVQGADGFFDYYLKRLCANNDVKTDKGRLAVLREMAAAVHKTGNNVLIETVAQKTALRLGVSPEAVRREFQKLASSKGALEQKPEEVSLEREPQQQPSTHEFWLLKILLLHEELVSWAAVHLDINWIINPLIKGIVGQRLATHRDGTWTTLASFLAQVPEGGSQNLIAEATACGGPVPNPEQQLADVCSRLRAQSLEKEMAALMYRLSQPEMPEPERIELLRKREALRTLKRTPIGGNADKKTAGVGPAVP; encoded by the coding sequence ATGTCCGGCTTTTTTTCTCAGGCAACGCTCGACCAGGTTCGCGCCGCCAATGACATTGTCGAGGTCATTGGAGGGTACATCCCACTAAAGCGGGCGGGCGCGAATTTTGTTGCTCTCTGCCCTTTTCACAAAGAAAAGACGCCCAGTTTCAACGTCAATCCGCACCTGCAAATCTTTCACTGCTTTGGCTGTCACAAAGGAGGGAACGTATTCACGTTCGTAAAGGAGTTCGAGAGCATCGATTTCCCCGAGGCGGTGCGGCGCCTTGCGGAACGGGCCCGGATTCCGATTGAAACTCAGCAAAACCCGGGCGAGCAGCAGTCGAGGCATTTAAAAGAGAAACTGCTGCAGGTCCACGAGCAGATAGCGCAACGTTGGCAAAACGCCCTTGCCAATGAAGCCTCCGGCCAGATTGGCCGGGAGTACTTGGCGCGACGCGGGGTTTCGTCCGAAGCCATCACGCTGTTCCGGCTCGGGTGCGCCCCCGAACTGTGGGATGACACGGTCAATTGGGCCAAAAGCAAAGGCTTCGACATGGCATTGGTCGAGAAGGCGGGCCTGATTTTGCGCAAAGAAGGCACAGATCATTATTATGACCGATTTCGTGGACGTTTGATGTTCCCCATCTGCGACGAGCAGGGCAGGGTGATCGGCTTTAGCGGGCGGGTCCTGTCCGGGGATGAGAAGAGCGCGAAATATGTGAATTCACCGGAAACTCCGATCTTTACCAAGAGCAAAGTATTTTTTGGGTTGGACAAGTCCAAGCGAGCGCTGCTGGATGCGGAATGGGCGTTGGTTTGCGAGGGCCAACTTGACCTCATCTCCTGCTTTATGGCCGGCATCCAGAATGTGGTCGCTCCACAAGGGACGGCTCTGACCGCCGAGCACGCGCGAGTCCTTAAGCGATATGTCCAGGAGGTCGTTCTCTGCTTTGATTCCGATGAAGCCGGGCAAAACGCAACCGTGCGCTCGCTCGACCACCTGCTGGCCTCGGGGTTAGCCGTGCGTGTGGCAGTTGTTTCCTCCCCCCACGATCCGGACAGTTTTATCAAGGCCCACGGCGGCAATGCATTCAAAGAGATCGTCCAAGGCGCGGACGGTTTTTTCGATTATTACCTTAAACGGCTGTGCGCGAATAATGATGTCAAAACCGATAAGGGCCGCTTGGCGGTCCTTCGCGAGATGGCAGCCGCAGTCCATAAAACCGGCAATAATGTTCTGATCGAGACTGTTGCGCAAAAGACCGCCCTGCGTCTCGGCGTATCGCCTGAGGCGGTGCGGCGTGAATTCCAAAAGCTCGCATCGAGCAAGGGGGCTTTGGAGCAGAAACCCGAGGAGGTGAGCCTGGAAAGGGAGCCGCAGCAACAGCCTTCAACGCATGAATTCTGGCTTTTGAAGATATTGCTTCTCCACGAAGAATTAGTGTCCTGGGCGGCCGTGCACCTGGACATCAACTGGATAATTAATCCATTAATCAAAGGGATCGTGGGTCAACGGCTGGCCACGCATCGGGATGGCACTTGGACCACGCTGGCTTCTTTTCTCGCCCAAGTCCCGGAGGGTGGCTCGCAAAACCTCATTGCCGAAGCCACGGCCTGCGGAGGGCCTGTGCCTAATCCAGAACAACAGCTCGCAGACGTATGTAGCCGGCTCCGTGCCCAGTCCCTTGAAAAGGAAATGGCGGCCTTGATGTATCGCCTCAGCCAACCGGAAATGCCTGAACCGGAGCGAATCGAACTATTGCGAAAGAGAGAAGCTTTGCGGACCCTCAAAAGAACCCCAATTGGAGGAAATGCAGACAAAAAAACCGCCGGGGTCGGACCGGCGGTTCCATGA
- a CDS encoding CvpA family protein, protein MNLHNLPINMFDCVLIAVLTLGLLAGRKHGMSEELMSLLKWLAVLIGCAIVYEPAGLWFAQASPFSLLASFLMAYILGALLILGAFSFIKHQLGGKLIGSDIFGRSEYYLGMGSGMVRAGCMLLVGLALLNARYFSPAEVQAMDRFQNDMYGSNYFPTLHSAQQIVFEESVAGPWIRDHFGFLLIKPTEPEDKQFHQKEANLP, encoded by the coding sequence ATGAACCTGCATAATCTGCCAATCAACATGTTTGACTGCGTCCTGATTGCAGTCCTGACCCTGGGGCTGCTGGCTGGGCGCAAGCACGGGATGTCCGAAGAGTTGATGAGCCTGCTGAAATGGCTGGCGGTGTTGATTGGGTGCGCCATTGTCTATGAGCCAGCCGGTCTTTGGTTTGCGCAAGCCAGTCCATTCAGCCTGCTGGCGTCCTTCTTGATGGCATACATTTTGGGGGCGCTTTTAATCCTGGGGGCCTTTTCTTTCATTAAACACCAGCTTGGGGGGAAGTTGATCGGGAGCGATATTTTTGGACGGTCAGAGTATTATTTAGGCATGGGGTCGGGCATGGTGCGGGCCGGTTGCATGCTCCTGGTTGGTTTGGCGTTATTGAACGCGCGCTATTTCAGCCCGGCAGAAGTCCAAGCGATGGACCGGTTCCAAAATGACATGTATGGCAGCAATTATTTTCCCACCTTGCACAGCGCCCAGCAAATCGTTTTTGAGGAATCGGTCGCTGGGCCCTGGATTCGAGACCATTTTGGCTTCCTGTTGATCAAGCCCACCGAGCCCGAGGACAAGCAATTCCATCAAAAGGAAGCCAACCTGCCCTAG
- a CDS encoding tetratricopeptide repeat protein — MVTTKNLARSSVVILLAGALLAGCSPPGPRALFQGKKLLENGQYAQAVEKLKTAVLLLGNTNAQALNYLGVAYHQAEAPAEAARAYQRALYFDPDLSEVHFNLGCLWLEQNRVDQAKAELTAFTLRRSNAVEGWLKLGATQWRAREFTAAERSFTTALKLSPGNAEALNGLGLVLVKHQRPAEAAQYFRQALKEQPDYRPALLNLAIVSQEALNDRALAVEQYRQYIALKPTPENAEAVRALIRELEQRPSWLSLHSSASGAASTKTNFTAPAKSPPASPRPAVTNATERIFMAKADVHGEEHHTSPAQGAPKPMARTLETNAIVQVETIPAEPVLKAAQDSPSPSLGSQGSLAKPLSAPRTDTRAEEPSKSSKRGFFRRLNPLTLFAAQDKTATPTALPQSARSEPPVEQAAANAERAAGASDASVALSARYSYKSPLKPDSGDRSEAELLFGQGVKAQQAEQLPQAIEAYQRSVKADPAFYDSWYNLGLVAAQATNTSLALTAYEEALAIRPESLDARYNFALLLKQANFIRDAADEMERILARFPNESRTHLALGNLYAQQLHDPVRARAQYLAVLKVDPQNPQAPAIRYWLTGSGQ; from the coding sequence ATGGTGACCACCAAAAACCTGGCGCGAAGTTCGGTCGTAATCCTTCTGGCTGGCGCCCTGCTTGCCGGCTGCAGCCCGCCCGGCCCTCGCGCGCTATTTCAGGGCAAAAAACTGCTCGAAAACGGCCAATACGCGCAGGCGGTTGAGAAACTCAAAACTGCTGTGCTTTTGCTGGGCAATACCAACGCGCAAGCGTTAAACTACCTTGGGGTTGCCTATCATCAGGCTGAGGCGCCGGCAGAGGCGGCGAGGGCTTACCAGCGAGCGCTTTATTTCGATCCGGACCTGTCCGAGGTCCACTTTAACCTTGGTTGCCTTTGGCTGGAACAGAATCGCGTGGACCAGGCCAAAGCCGAATTAACGGCTTTTACCCTGCGCCGCAGCAACGCGGTCGAGGGTTGGCTTAAACTGGGGGCAACGCAGTGGCGCGCCCGCGAGTTCACGGCGGCGGAAAGGAGTTTTACCACTGCCCTGAAGCTCAGCCCGGGCAACGCCGAGGCATTGAATGGCCTGGGTTTGGTTCTCGTTAAACATCAACGCCCGGCCGAAGCGGCGCAGTACTTCCGTCAAGCCCTCAAGGAGCAGCCGGATTACAGGCCCGCTTTGCTAAATCTGGCCATTGTCTCGCAGGAGGCGTTAAACGACCGTGCCTTGGCTGTCGAACAGTACCGGCAGTACATCGCGCTCAAGCCCACTCCCGAAAACGCGGAGGCGGTACGGGCTTTGATTCGCGAATTGGAGCAGAGGCCCTCCTGGTTGTCACTGCATTCTTCGGCTTCCGGCGCAGCGAGCACTAAAACCAACTTCACCGCGCCCGCCAAATCGCCTCCTGCCTCTCCCAGACCGGCTGTCACTAACGCCACTGAACGCATTTTTATGGCCAAAGCCGATGTCCATGGCGAAGAACATCACACGTCCCCTGCCCAAGGCGCTCCCAAGCCCATGGCCAGAACTCTGGAGACGAATGCGATCGTGCAAGTCGAGACCATACCGGCAGAGCCAGTGCTCAAAGCAGCTCAAGATTCGCCCTCGCCCAGCCTGGGCTCTCAGGGCTCCCTTGCAAAGCCGTTGAGCGCCCCTCGGACTGACACCAGAGCTGAAGAGCCATCCAAAAGCTCCAAGCGCGGATTTTTTCGCCGACTGAACCCGCTGACTTTATTTGCCGCTCAGGACAAGACCGCGACGCCGACTGCTTTGCCTCAATCGGCGCGCTCCGAGCCCCCGGTGGAGCAAGCGGCTGCGAACGCGGAGCGGGCTGCGGGAGCTTCGGACGCGTCAGTTGCGCTGTCAGCACGTTATTCTTACAAGAGTCCACTGAAACCAGACAGCGGAGACCGATCCGAAGCGGAATTGCTCTTTGGGCAAGGTGTGAAGGCCCAGCAAGCCGAACAACTGCCCCAAGCCATCGAGGCCTACCAGCGCTCGGTTAAGGCCGATCCCGCTTTTTACGATTCCTGGTATAACCTTGGGCTTGTAGCTGCCCAGGCCACAAACACTTCCTTGGCGCTGACAGCCTATGAAGAGGCCTTGGCCATACGCCCCGAATCTCTGGATGCCCGCTATAACTTCGCTTTGTTACTCAAGCAGGCCAACTTCATTCGAGATGCTGCGGATGAAATGGAAAGAATCCTGGCCCGCTTTCCCAACGAAAGTCGAACTCACCTGGCGCTAGGGAATCTGTACGCCCAGCAACTGCACGACCCTGTCCGCGCCCGCGCTCAGTACTTGGCGGTTCTGAAGGTCGATCCGCAAAACCCTCAAGCCCCAGCCATACGCTATTGGCTTACTGGCAGCGGCCAGTAG
- a CDS encoding serine hydrolase domain-containing protein, whose product MFSDLLREFDRPNAPGISAMVIRAGKPVFARSYGLADLDHQSPCTNRTNFRLASVTKQFTAMAILILADRGRLSLDECLADLFPGFPAYGRAVTIRHLLTHTSGLIDYERIMPKNLKLALNDLDVLRLLLRQRRTYFPPGARFRYSNSGYALLALAVEARSDQTFSAFLRRNIFEPLGMRQTVAYQEGLAQIANRAYGYTKTQRGYEQTDQSLTSSVLGDGGIYSSVADLFKWDQALEREGLMRGKWLGMAFAPSIATPLPNTAYGMGWYITPFKDTVQIWHSGNSVGFTSRITRFPQERLTLILLANRSRARLGGLTRRIAQRCLSR is encoded by the coding sequence ATGTTTTCAGACCTATTACGGGAATTTGACAGGCCCAATGCCCCCGGAATCAGCGCCATGGTCATCCGCGCCGGCAAACCGGTCTTTGCCCGAAGCTATGGCCTGGCAGACCTCGACCACCAAAGCCCCTGCACCAATCGAACCAATTTCCGCCTCGCTTCCGTCACGAAGCAATTCACAGCCATGGCTATCCTGATACTGGCGGACAGGGGCCGGCTCTCGCTCGATGAATGCCTGGCCGATCTTTTTCCCGGATTCCCTGCGTATGGCCGGGCCGTTACGATTCGACATCTCCTGACGCACACCTCCGGCCTGATCGATTATGAGAGGATTATGCCCAAGAACCTTAAGCTGGCTCTAAACGACCTGGACGTGCTGCGGCTGCTCCTGCGCCAGAGGCGGACTTACTTCCCGCCGGGCGCCCGGTTTCGCTACAGCAATTCGGGTTATGCGTTGCTGGCCCTGGCCGTTGAGGCGCGTTCGGATCAGACGTTTTCTGCCTTTCTTCGCAGGAATATCTTCGAACCGTTGGGGATGAGGCAAACTGTGGCTTATCAGGAGGGCTTGGCGCAAATAGCTAATCGCGCATATGGTTATACGAAAACGCAACGAGGCTATGAGCAGACTGATCAGAGCCTGACCAGTTCGGTCTTAGGGGACGGAGGGATTTATTCGTCGGTGGCGGATTTGTTTAAGTGGGACCAGGCTCTCGAGAGGGAGGGTCTGATGAGGGGGAAGTGGCTTGGCATGGCCTTCGCGCCTTCCATAGCCACTCCCTTGCCCAATACCGCCTACGGAATGGGTTGGTACATCACTCCTTTCAAGGATACCGTGCAAATTTGGCACAGCGGCAACAGCGTGGGGTTTACAAGCCGGATCACACGATTTCCTCAAGAACGGCTGACTTTGATCCTGTTAGCCAACCGTAGCCGAGCGCGTTTGGGCGGGCTAACGCGCCGCATTGCGCAGCGTTGTTTGTCAAGGTAG